In Tursiops truncatus isolate mTurTru1 chromosome 19, mTurTru1.mat.Y, whole genome shotgun sequence, a genomic segment contains:
- the LOC109547684 gene encoding proteasome subunit beta type-6, with product MAVQFEGGVVLGADSRATTGSCIANRVTDELTPIHDRIFCCRSGSAADTQAVADAATYQLGFHSIELNEPPLVHTAASLFKEMCYRYREDLMAGIIIADWDPQEGGQVYSVPMAGMMVRQSFAIGGSGSSYIYGYVDATYREGMTKEERLQFTANALALAMERDGSSGGVIRLAATAESGVERQVLLGDQIPKFTTATSPPP from the coding sequence ATGGCCGTGCAATTTGAAGGGGGCGTGGTTCTAGGAGCCGACTCCAGAGCAACCACTGGGTCGTGCATCGCCAATCGAGTGACTGACGAGCTGACCCCTATTCACGACCGTATTTTTTGCTgccgctcaggctcagcagctgaTACCCAGGCAGTAGCTGACGCAGCCACTTATCAGCTTGGTTTCCACAGCATCGAGCTGAATGAGCCTCCGCTGGTACACACGGCAGCCAGCCTCTTTAAGGAGATGTGTTACCGATACCGAGAAGACCTGATGGCAGGAATCATCATTGCGGACTGGGACCCCCAAGAAGGGGGGCAGGTGTATTCGGTACCCATGGCGGGTATGATGGTAAGACAGTCCTTTGCCATCGGGGGCTCCGGGAGTTCCTATATCTATGGCTATGTCGATGCTACCTACCGGGAGGGCATGACCAAGGAAGAACGTCTGCAATTCACTGCCAATGCTCTCGCTTTGGCCATGGAGCGGGATGGCTCCAGCGGAGGGGTGATCCGCCTGGCAGCCACTGCGGAATCAGGGGTAGAGCGGCAGGTACTTTTGGGAGACCAGATTCCCAAATTCACCACTGCCACTTCACCACCTCCCTGA